caaggctaaagcatttgataattgaattggttccaaaaagtatataagtagaaggtttcttcatccaattcccactttcgaattgacaacttacttactatccaattataagtcaagtcagaagaaaccaaggagaacaacagtaaatacttacttatctagtgaatccaacaaatcaattaccaattaattaatccaacagcttcaagtcaaaatggcatccaacgacattatttctactaacGCCCCTTCTAAGGTCCCTACTACCgatactgaggaatatccagtccaacaattctttctttagtTATGCTCATGTTATGGATTACCGTCAGGAAAGGAAGAGGACTTCCTAGAATTATAGAATGAGAGTTCGAGCAAGTAAGCTTTGCAAAGATCGGTCTGATATAACGCAACGAGAAAAGCGCACAAAGACCGGATGTCTGACCTgtagaaagagaaggaagaaatgTACTGAGGAAAAACCCAGGTGTTTTAAATGTGTTGCGAATAATCTGGAATGCAAATGGCCTGACACTATCATACTGAATAATAAATTAAgtgttttgaaatataaagagaaaacttCACGAATTGCAAAGGCTACCGATAAGAAAAAGGCTCCGGATGAGCTAAAAGATTATAGTAATAATTCGGAGAGCAAAACAAGTGTTGATGaaaattttctttttcatttatgTGTTGATTTATTTCTTCCGAATCTCTTAACACAAGATCTAAATTCATTGTGCGAAGAAGGTAACAGTTATATTGTACAACAGACTCAAAAAAACGCAGTCCTTAAAGAGGCGTTTCTTTGTTGTGGTGCAACCTACTTAGAAATTGTTAACCCCAAAAAATACTCAAAGTTATCACAATCTCTGTATGAGAGCACGTCAGCTCTATTTGATAATTACTTTAATAAAGCTATCACTGATAAACAAAAGTATGAGACTCTTCTTCCGCCCGCAATTGTTCTTTGTGTACGCGAGTCCATAGCAGCAAAAGCCAACACTAAGAGAAAAAACCAATGGCTATCATATATCTATAAATTGATAGATAAAAGATATGATCTCTCGTTATCTCCTGCATCACATTCAGCAGAAGACGAAGCCAAATTGAATCAATACGAAAGTTCGGCTGCGAAAAAGATCGGTTCAGAAATACTTTTGGAGAGTTCTTCGAATACAATTATAAAaccttttgaaaaattattgCTCGAGAGTTTCATGTACAACTTTTCTGTTACGATTCCCTTTACAACGAATGTCATGGATATCCCAGATCCTTTTACattgtttgaagaaatgaataaaGTACTTCAAACTTCCGTTTACAACAGAGACTATGAATGGGACAAAAATCCACTTTTTGGAGCTTCAATGGGTGCTTTCGAAATGCTATCTAAAGCCTGTTATTTATCACGCTTAGCAATGCCTTTGGACAACAAAAGTGTGTTTCAAGAACGTTTTTGTCAATTGGAAAGAACCTCGAAATTCTACACACCATCTTTCCCAACCGTTGTCTTAAGGAAACAACCTCAAGATATTTTAGATGCCGTGAAAAGAAGTGTTGCAGTTAGCAAATTAGTCTGGAGAGTGAGTCTCTTACTAATCGGGGCAATTAAGCATTACCAAAATTGGGAACTTCGTTCTGAGAACGTAACGAGTTCTATATTAGAAATAATAACAGTTATTGAGTCTTTACCAAAAGTATCTAGGTATTGGGTTTTGCTCCCCTGTCCTTTGTTCCTATCAGGGTTTTTTACTCTGGAGACTAGTCATCGAGAGAAGATTCTCGGCGGTTTACATAATTTACCCCCAACTTTCAACCAGAATTCGATATTGTCCATGCAAAagattcttgaagaaacttGGGCGCTTCCGGAAAAACTCCGACTAAATATGCTGTTTGATTTAGCGAAACTTTGGGATACATTACGTTGAGTCCAATAAATAAATACTGTGGCATTAATGCTATGTTCTACTCACAAATAATTAGGTAGTACAAAGATCTTTCCATTCTTGTGGGAAATGGTTCCAACTAGTATATTCATTCTCCAATGAATTTAATTGCAGTAAGAGTCCGCTCTCCATGTGCCATCCAATGTGACAATGGAAAGGCCAGACACCAGGATTATCTACTATGATTCTTATTACTGCCCAGCCATATCCTGAGATATTTATAGTGTCTCTTTGGACTGCGTCGTCAAAGTTCATTAAACCGAGGCTATCTTCCTCATAATAAGATTCCTTGAAATAGCCTCTATCACTGCTTCCAACTAACCAAAATTTATATCCATGCATATGAAATGGATGCGAACCATCATCATAATTGTTAATAACGAAGTCGACAATTTCTCCTCTTTTGTCTAGATTAATTAGATACTGgttattgtttttgcttTCTAATTCACCGAAATCCCCCCTCAAAGAAGACTTGTTGAAAGCCAGATGTGTTAGGGTATTCTCAGTGTCTGGAAGTGGTTTCCATGTCATATCATTAAAATATCCTCTGTCTAATTGCctttctttgatgaagaaagaaacgTCAAGTTTAACTATTCTATCAGGCCTGTTAGTATTATTCACAACCTTAGGAACCTTTTCATTCACGCTGTGGAATGTTTTCTGGTCCATATCTCGACAACGAGGGTCACCACCGTTATATGGCCAAGCGACACTATTTACACTGTCAATCGTGTTATTCTTTGTAGAAGCAGACTTATCATATGATATAATTCCACGTATTTGCGGATTGAAATTTGGATTATCGACCGCCATGCAGAAAGCATTGAAATATACTCTTAGCGAGAAGAAATCGCTGTTATCGGAATCCTTTTTTAGAATAAATGAGTATCGTTGAGCAACAGACATTTCGATCGTCTCTACAGTAGTAGGTGCCACATTAGCACCGTCGGTCTCTATAATGGACAAATGATGTTCGtctattgaaaaactaaaaggaaggaaaaaccCAGCATTAATCAACCTTATTCGGTAatttttattcttatcCAAAGTCATTACAGGATATTTGGCCTCTGTGGCATCGTAGACCTCACCATCATGTTCTTTGGTCTCTCCGTTTGGCACGATATAAGTTGCTGCATCgtatttgaaattgtttgCTCCTTGTATCAACCCATCATCGGGACTTGGTTCATTGTTTTCGTTATTGGGAGCCAGATAATCTGCCAAATAGTTATTCGCAATATCATGATAATAATCGTTTACCATAATGACCATTTCCGCGTCATACTTAGACTCTGAGCCAAGCAATTGGTCCTCCTCCTCTGAATGGATCACGAGGGGACCAAAAACCCCATCCGCATACTGTGCTCCATAATGTGAGTGATACCAATATGTACCCCACTGTTTCTCGTCCAGTTCGATAATATACGTGAAATTGTGACCTGGGGAAATTGGACACTGGTTAATAGATGATGCACCATCATAATAATTATTTTCATGGTTAAATAAGAGACCATGACAATGAATTGTGGTTGGCTCATCCTCCATCAAGTTATTGACGTGAATAAATAAGGTATCACCAGCATTGGCCTCAATAAGAGGACCTGGATATTGACCGTTTATAACTGTTAGGTTACGTTTAATACCATCAGGGGCAACTTCGACAAGCTTAGAAATGTTAAAGAAATA
This genomic interval from Kluyveromyces marxianus DMKU3-1042 DNA, complete genome, chromosome 4 contains the following:
- the FET3 gene encoding iron transport multicopper oxidase FET5, whose amino-acid sequence is MADSGKFHRLWNLYEKIKTRESDIDLEDQVGVSDHKAGDTKPIESQSFISKHLRKILFVTSFLACCLIVGFIYGFEWNRGINNGVNQNSAEEISKPSWRLDTQKNYTVDSSVWRAQKGHQNRHYFFNISKLVEVAPDGIKRNLTVINGQYPGPLIEANAGDTLFIHVNNLMEDEPTTIHCHGLLFNHENNYYDGASSINQCPISPGHNFTYIIELDEKQWGTYWYHSHYGAQYADGVFGPLVIHSEEEDQLLGSESKYDAEMVIMVNDYYHDIANNYLADYLAPNNENNEPSPDDGLIQGANNFKYDAATYIVPNGETKEHDGEVYDATEAKYPVMTLDKNKNYRIRLINAGFFLPFSFSIDEHHLSIIETDGANVAPTTVETIEMSVAQRYSFILKKDSDNSDFFSLRVYFNAFCMAVDNPNFNPQIRGIISYDKSASTKNNTIDSVNSVAWPYNGGDPRCRDMDQKTFHSVNEKVPKVVNNTNRPDRIVKLDVSFFIKERQLDRGYFNDMTWKPLPDTENTLTHLAFNKSSLRGDFGELESKNNNQYLINLDKRGEIVDFVINNYDDGSHPFHMHGYKFWLVGSSDRGYFKESYYEEDSLGLMNFDDAVQRDTINISGYGWAVIRIIVDNPGVWPFHCHIGWHMESGLLLQLNSLENEYTSWNHFPQEWKDLCTT